One Paralichthys olivaceus isolate ysfri-2021 chromosome 8, ASM2471397v2, whole genome shotgun sequence genomic region harbors:
- the septin9b gene encoding septin 9b isoform X3, with translation MERDRIAALKRSFEVEDVDTSSHSPGSRRTTSSPHRNAMSPTSIYYRDLGTAANNNNNLNYTQPRSIMGGGGSKTPEPVSRRSELSIDISSSSSKQVDNLTSPASSRFLTSGTVKRPEVLGHSKTPELGHKREVTFAKTPIDSPVIRRNEGNSNNNGTNRTPEQNHARKFEPPSPGDVRKPEISITRAPPENNGHHPAVHHPHHPNPHHNTIVTTFRCSSPNHGRKSPNPERSEVSLSHSNMSESAKPHHPGPPVKGERTNGSDFSYVGIDAILEQMRRKAMKQGFEFNIMVVGQSGLGKSTLMNTLFKSKVSRKSVQPNPEERIPKTIEIKSISHDVEEKGVRMKLTVIDTPGFGDHINNENCWQPIMKFINDQYEAYLQEEIHINRKKRIPDSRVHCCIYFIPPTGHCLRPLDVEFMRRLSKVVNIVPVIAKADTLTLEERDYFKQTIREELRANGIDVYPQKEFDEDADDRMINDKIREMIPFAVVGSDQEYQVNGKKILGRKTKWGTIEVENIAHCEFAYLRDLLIRTHMQNIKDITGSIHYETYRVRRLNESNGYFPSHPTVEPKTNGQPEEQPDILQANGMAAQHEALSHEM, from the exons CTCTGAAGAGGTCCTTTGAGGTGGAGGATGTTGACACTTCATCTCACTCCCCCGGATCCCGCCGGACGACCAGCTCCCCTCACCGCAACGCCATGTCTCCCACCAGCATCTACTACCGTGACCTGGGCACCGcggccaacaacaacaacaacctcaaCTACACCCAGCCCCGCTCCATCATGGGTGGAGGAGGCTCCAAGACCCCCGAGCCTGTGTCGCGCCGCTCCGAGCTTTCCATCgacatctcctcttcctccagcaaGCAGGTGGATAACCTCACCAGCCCCGCCTCCTCGCGATTTTTGACCAGCGGCACCGTGAAACGTCCCGAGGTCCTGGGTCACTCTAAGACCCCCGAGCTGGGCCACAAGAGGGAGGTCACTTTTGCCAAGACACCAATTGACTCCCCGGTGATCCGGCGCAATGAGGGCAACAGTAACAACAACGGGACCAACCGGACCCCCGAGCAGAATCACGCTCGCAAGTTTGAGCCCCCCAGTCCCGGGGATGTTCGTAAACCTGAAATCAGCATCACCAGAGCTCCTCCTGAGAATAATGGCCACCACCCAGCGGTGCACCACCCACACCACCCCAACCCACACCACAACACCATCGTGACCACCTTCCGCTGCTCCTCACCCAACCATGGACGCAAATCCCCCAACCCAGAAA ggtcagaggtcagtctgAGCCATAGCAACATGTCTGAGTCCGCCAAGCCCCACCACCCTGGGCCTCCAGTCAAGGGGGAGAGGACCAATGGCAGCGACTTCAGCTACGTGGGCATCGATGCCATCCTGgagcagatgaggaggaaggcCATGAAGCAGGGTTTTGAGTTTAACATCATGGTTGTGG GGCAAAGTGGCCTGGGGAAGTCCACTCTGATGAACACCCTGTTCAAATCCAAGGTGAGCCGTAAATCTGTTCAGCCCAACCCGGAGGAGAGGATCCCCAAGACCATCGAGATCAAGTCCATCAGTCACG ATGTTGAGGAGAAAGGAGTGAGGATGAAGCTGACAGTGATTGATACTCCTGGTTTTGGAGAtcatatcaacaatgaaaacTG CTGGCAGCCCATCATGAAGTTCATCAACGACCAGTATGAAGCCtacctgcaggaggagatccacatcaacaggaagaagaggatCCCAGACTCCAGGGTGCACTGCTGCATATACTTCATACCTCCCACAGGCCACTG CCTCAGGCCTCTGGACGTGGAGTTCATGAGGCGCCTCAGCAAGGTGGTCAACATCGTCCCCGTCATCGCCAAGGCCGACACGCTCACCCTGGAGGAGAGGGACTACTTTAAACAGACG ATCAGAGAAGAACTACGAGCCAATGGGATCGACGTTTATCCTCAGAAAGAGTTTGACGAGGACGCAGATGACAGGATGATCAATGACAAAATCAGG GAGATGATCCCTTTTGCTGTGGTGGGCAGTGACCAGGAGTACCAGGTGAACGGGAAGAAGATTCTgggcaggaaaacaaaatgggGCACCATAGAgg TTGAGAATATCGCACACTGTGAGTTTGCTTACCTGCGAGACCTCCTCATCAG GACGCACATGCAGAATATCAAAGACATCACAGGCAGCATCCACTACGAGACGTACCGCGTTCGCAGGTTAAATGAATCCAACGGCTATTTCCCCTCTCATCCCACTGTTGAGCCAAAAACCAACGGTCAGCCCGAGGAGCAGCCCGACATCCTGCAGGCCAACGGAATGGCCGCCCAGCACGAAGCCCTGTCCCACGAGATGTAG
- the septin9b gene encoding septin 9b isoform X5, with protein sequence MKKTPNSGSEVSLSHSNMSESAKPHHPGPPVKGERTNGSDFSYVGIDAILEQMRRKAMKQGFEFNIMVVGQSGLGKSTLMNTLFKSKVSRKSVQPNPEERIPKTIEIKSISHDVEEKGVRMKLTVIDTPGFGDHINNENCWQPIMKFINDQYEAYLQEEIHINRKKRIPDSRVHCCIYFIPPTGHCLRPLDVEFMRRLSKVVNIVPVIAKADTLTLEERDYFKQTIREELRANGIDVYPQKEFDEDADDRMINDKIREMIPFAVVGSDQEYQVNGKKILGRKTKWGTIEVENIAHCEFAYLRDLLIRTHMQNIKDITGSIHYETYRVRRLNESNGYFPSHPTVEPKTNGQPEEQPDILQANGMAAQHEALSHEM encoded by the exons ggtcagaggtcagtctgAGCCATAGCAACATGTCTGAGTCCGCCAAGCCCCACCACCCTGGGCCTCCAGTCAAGGGGGAGAGGACCAATGGCAGCGACTTCAGCTACGTGGGCATCGATGCCATCCTGgagcagatgaggaggaaggcCATGAAGCAGGGTTTTGAGTTTAACATCATGGTTGTGG GGCAAAGTGGCCTGGGGAAGTCCACTCTGATGAACACCCTGTTCAAATCCAAGGTGAGCCGTAAATCTGTTCAGCCCAACCCGGAGGAGAGGATCCCCAAGACCATCGAGATCAAGTCCATCAGTCACG ATGTTGAGGAGAAAGGAGTGAGGATGAAGCTGACAGTGATTGATACTCCTGGTTTTGGAGAtcatatcaacaatgaaaacTG CTGGCAGCCCATCATGAAGTTCATCAACGACCAGTATGAAGCCtacctgcaggaggagatccacatcaacaggaagaagaggatCCCAGACTCCAGGGTGCACTGCTGCATATACTTCATACCTCCCACAGGCCACTG CCTCAGGCCTCTGGACGTGGAGTTCATGAGGCGCCTCAGCAAGGTGGTCAACATCGTCCCCGTCATCGCCAAGGCCGACACGCTCACCCTGGAGGAGAGGGACTACTTTAAACAGACG ATCAGAGAAGAACTACGAGCCAATGGGATCGACGTTTATCCTCAGAAAGAGTTTGACGAGGACGCAGATGACAGGATGATCAATGACAAAATCAGG GAGATGATCCCTTTTGCTGTGGTGGGCAGTGACCAGGAGTACCAGGTGAACGGGAAGAAGATTCTgggcaggaaaacaaaatgggGCACCATAGAgg TTGAGAATATCGCACACTGTGAGTTTGCTTACCTGCGAGACCTCCTCATCAG GACGCACATGCAGAATATCAAAGACATCACAGGCAGCATCCACTACGAGACGTACCGCGTTCGCAGGTTAAATGAATCCAACGGCTATTTCCCCTCTCATCCCACTGTTGAGCCAAAAACCAACGGTCAGCCCGAGGAGCAGCCCGACATCCTGCAGGCCAACGGAATGGCCGCCCAGCACGAAGCCCTGTCCCACGAGATGTAG
- the septin9b gene encoding septin 9b isoform X4, with the protein MTLMASTSSEIYYNHEVDHHWSEVSLSHSNMSESAKPHHPGPPVKGERTNGSDFSYVGIDAILEQMRRKAMKQGFEFNIMVVGQSGLGKSTLMNTLFKSKVSRKSVQPNPEERIPKTIEIKSISHDVEEKGVRMKLTVIDTPGFGDHINNENCWQPIMKFINDQYEAYLQEEIHINRKKRIPDSRVHCCIYFIPPTGHCLRPLDVEFMRRLSKVVNIVPVIAKADTLTLEERDYFKQTIREELRANGIDVYPQKEFDEDADDRMINDKIREMIPFAVVGSDQEYQVNGKKILGRKTKWGTIEVENIAHCEFAYLRDLLIRTHMQNIKDITGSIHYETYRVRRLNESNGYFPSHPTVEPKTNGQPEEQPDILQANGMAAQHEALSHEM; encoded by the exons atgaCATTGATGGCTTCTACTTCCAGTGAGATATACTACAACCATGAGGTGGATCATCACT ggtcagaggtcagtctgAGCCATAGCAACATGTCTGAGTCCGCCAAGCCCCACCACCCTGGGCCTCCAGTCAAGGGGGAGAGGACCAATGGCAGCGACTTCAGCTACGTGGGCATCGATGCCATCCTGgagcagatgaggaggaaggcCATGAAGCAGGGTTTTGAGTTTAACATCATGGTTGTGG GGCAAAGTGGCCTGGGGAAGTCCACTCTGATGAACACCCTGTTCAAATCCAAGGTGAGCCGTAAATCTGTTCAGCCCAACCCGGAGGAGAGGATCCCCAAGACCATCGAGATCAAGTCCATCAGTCACG ATGTTGAGGAGAAAGGAGTGAGGATGAAGCTGACAGTGATTGATACTCCTGGTTTTGGAGAtcatatcaacaatgaaaacTG CTGGCAGCCCATCATGAAGTTCATCAACGACCAGTATGAAGCCtacctgcaggaggagatccacatcaacaggaagaagaggatCCCAGACTCCAGGGTGCACTGCTGCATATACTTCATACCTCCCACAGGCCACTG CCTCAGGCCTCTGGACGTGGAGTTCATGAGGCGCCTCAGCAAGGTGGTCAACATCGTCCCCGTCATCGCCAAGGCCGACACGCTCACCCTGGAGGAGAGGGACTACTTTAAACAGACG ATCAGAGAAGAACTACGAGCCAATGGGATCGACGTTTATCCTCAGAAAGAGTTTGACGAGGACGCAGATGACAGGATGATCAATGACAAAATCAGG GAGATGATCCCTTTTGCTGTGGTGGGCAGTGACCAGGAGTACCAGGTGAACGGGAAGAAGATTCTgggcaggaaaacaaaatgggGCACCATAGAgg TTGAGAATATCGCACACTGTGAGTTTGCTTACCTGCGAGACCTCCTCATCAG GACGCACATGCAGAATATCAAAGACATCACAGGCAGCATCCACTACGAGACGTACCGCGTTCGCAGGTTAAATGAATCCAACGGCTATTTCCCCTCTCATCCCACTGTTGAGCCAAAAACCAACGGTCAGCCCGAGGAGCAGCCCGACATCCTGCAGGCCAACGGAATGGCCGCCCAGCACGAAGCCCTGTCCCACGAGATGTAG
- the septin9b gene encoding septin 9b isoform X1: protein MSEKMSDSGVNPHLEGIISDFEALKRSFEVEDVDTSSHSPGSRRTTSSPHRNAMSPTSIYYRDLGTAANNNNNLNYTQPRSIMGGGGSKTPEPVSRRSELSIDISSSSSKQVDNLTSPASSRFLTSGTVKRPEVLGHSKTPELGHKREVTFAKTPIDSPVIRRNEGNSNNNGTNRTPEQNHARKFEPPSPGDVRKPEISITRAPPENNGHHPAVHHPHHPNPHHNTIVTTFRCSSPNHGRKSPNPERSEVSLSHSNMSESAKPHHPGPPVKGERTNGSDFSYVGIDAILEQMRRKAMKQGFEFNIMVVGQSGLGKSTLMNTLFKSKVSRKSVQPNPEERIPKTIEIKSISHDVEEKGVRMKLTVIDTPGFGDHINNENCWQPIMKFINDQYEAYLQEEIHINRKKRIPDSRVHCCIYFIPPTGHCLRPLDVEFMRRLSKVVNIVPVIAKADTLTLEERDYFKQTIREELRANGIDVYPQKEFDEDADDRMINDKIREMIPFAVVGSDQEYQVNGKKILGRKTKWGTIEVENIAHCEFAYLRDLLIRTHMQNIKDITGSIHYETYRVRRLNESNGYFPSHPTVEPKTNGQPEEQPDILQANGMAAQHEALSHEM from the exons ATGAGTGAAAAGATGTCTGACTCTGGAGTCAATCCACACTTGGAGGGGATTATTTCTGATTTTGAAG CTCTGAAGAGGTCCTTTGAGGTGGAGGATGTTGACACTTCATCTCACTCCCCCGGATCCCGCCGGACGACCAGCTCCCCTCACCGCAACGCCATGTCTCCCACCAGCATCTACTACCGTGACCTGGGCACCGcggccaacaacaacaacaacctcaaCTACACCCAGCCCCGCTCCATCATGGGTGGAGGAGGCTCCAAGACCCCCGAGCCTGTGTCGCGCCGCTCCGAGCTTTCCATCgacatctcctcttcctccagcaaGCAGGTGGATAACCTCACCAGCCCCGCCTCCTCGCGATTTTTGACCAGCGGCACCGTGAAACGTCCCGAGGTCCTGGGTCACTCTAAGACCCCCGAGCTGGGCCACAAGAGGGAGGTCACTTTTGCCAAGACACCAATTGACTCCCCGGTGATCCGGCGCAATGAGGGCAACAGTAACAACAACGGGACCAACCGGACCCCCGAGCAGAATCACGCTCGCAAGTTTGAGCCCCCCAGTCCCGGGGATGTTCGTAAACCTGAAATCAGCATCACCAGAGCTCCTCCTGAGAATAATGGCCACCACCCAGCGGTGCACCACCCACACCACCCCAACCCACACCACAACACCATCGTGACCACCTTCCGCTGCTCCTCACCCAACCATGGACGCAAATCCCCCAACCCAGAAA ggtcagaggtcagtctgAGCCATAGCAACATGTCTGAGTCCGCCAAGCCCCACCACCCTGGGCCTCCAGTCAAGGGGGAGAGGACCAATGGCAGCGACTTCAGCTACGTGGGCATCGATGCCATCCTGgagcagatgaggaggaaggcCATGAAGCAGGGTTTTGAGTTTAACATCATGGTTGTGG GGCAAAGTGGCCTGGGGAAGTCCACTCTGATGAACACCCTGTTCAAATCCAAGGTGAGCCGTAAATCTGTTCAGCCCAACCCGGAGGAGAGGATCCCCAAGACCATCGAGATCAAGTCCATCAGTCACG ATGTTGAGGAGAAAGGAGTGAGGATGAAGCTGACAGTGATTGATACTCCTGGTTTTGGAGAtcatatcaacaatgaaaacTG CTGGCAGCCCATCATGAAGTTCATCAACGACCAGTATGAAGCCtacctgcaggaggagatccacatcaacaggaagaagaggatCCCAGACTCCAGGGTGCACTGCTGCATATACTTCATACCTCCCACAGGCCACTG CCTCAGGCCTCTGGACGTGGAGTTCATGAGGCGCCTCAGCAAGGTGGTCAACATCGTCCCCGTCATCGCCAAGGCCGACACGCTCACCCTGGAGGAGAGGGACTACTTTAAACAGACG ATCAGAGAAGAACTACGAGCCAATGGGATCGACGTTTATCCTCAGAAAGAGTTTGACGAGGACGCAGATGACAGGATGATCAATGACAAAATCAGG GAGATGATCCCTTTTGCTGTGGTGGGCAGTGACCAGGAGTACCAGGTGAACGGGAAGAAGATTCTgggcaggaaaacaaaatgggGCACCATAGAgg TTGAGAATATCGCACACTGTGAGTTTGCTTACCTGCGAGACCTCCTCATCAG GACGCACATGCAGAATATCAAAGACATCACAGGCAGCATCCACTACGAGACGTACCGCGTTCGCAGGTTAAATGAATCCAACGGCTATTTCCCCTCTCATCCCACTGTTGAGCCAAAAACCAACGGTCAGCCCGAGGAGCAGCCCGACATCCTGCAGGCCAACGGAATGGCCGCCCAGCACGAAGCCCTGTCCCACGAGATGTAG
- the septin9b gene encoding septin 9b isoform X6, with protein MSESAKPHHPGPPVKGERTNGSDFSYVGIDAILEQMRRKAMKQGFEFNIMVVGQSGLGKSTLMNTLFKSKVSRKSVQPNPEERIPKTIEIKSISHDVEEKGVRMKLTVIDTPGFGDHINNENCWQPIMKFINDQYEAYLQEEIHINRKKRIPDSRVHCCIYFIPPTGHCLRPLDVEFMRRLSKVVNIVPVIAKADTLTLEERDYFKQTIREELRANGIDVYPQKEFDEDADDRMINDKIREMIPFAVVGSDQEYQVNGKKILGRKTKWGTIEVENIAHCEFAYLRDLLIRTHMQNIKDITGSIHYETYRVRRLNESNGYFPSHPTVEPKTNGQPEEQPDILQANGMAAQHEALSHEM; from the exons ATGTCTGAGTCCGCCAAGCCCCACCACCCTGGGCCTCCAGTCAAGGGGGAGAGGACCAATGGCAGCGACTTCAGCTACGTGGGCATCGATGCCATCCTGgagcagatgaggaggaaggcCATGAAGCAGGGTTTTGAGTTTAACATCATGGTTGTGG GGCAAAGTGGCCTGGGGAAGTCCACTCTGATGAACACCCTGTTCAAATCCAAGGTGAGCCGTAAATCTGTTCAGCCCAACCCGGAGGAGAGGATCCCCAAGACCATCGAGATCAAGTCCATCAGTCACG ATGTTGAGGAGAAAGGAGTGAGGATGAAGCTGACAGTGATTGATACTCCTGGTTTTGGAGAtcatatcaacaatgaaaacTG CTGGCAGCCCATCATGAAGTTCATCAACGACCAGTATGAAGCCtacctgcaggaggagatccacatcaacaggaagaagaggatCCCAGACTCCAGGGTGCACTGCTGCATATACTTCATACCTCCCACAGGCCACTG CCTCAGGCCTCTGGACGTGGAGTTCATGAGGCGCCTCAGCAAGGTGGTCAACATCGTCCCCGTCATCGCCAAGGCCGACACGCTCACCCTGGAGGAGAGGGACTACTTTAAACAGACG ATCAGAGAAGAACTACGAGCCAATGGGATCGACGTTTATCCTCAGAAAGAGTTTGACGAGGACGCAGATGACAGGATGATCAATGACAAAATCAGG GAGATGATCCCTTTTGCTGTGGTGGGCAGTGACCAGGAGTACCAGGTGAACGGGAAGAAGATTCTgggcaggaaaacaaaatgggGCACCATAGAgg TTGAGAATATCGCACACTGTGAGTTTGCTTACCTGCGAGACCTCCTCATCAG GACGCACATGCAGAATATCAAAGACATCACAGGCAGCATCCACTACGAGACGTACCGCGTTCGCAGGTTAAATGAATCCAACGGCTATTTCCCCTCTCATCCCACTGTTGAGCCAAAAACCAACGGTCAGCCCGAGGAGCAGCCCGACATCCTGCAGGCCAACGGAATGGCCGCCCAGCACGAAGCCCTGTCCCACGAGATGTAG
- the septin9b gene encoding septin 9b isoform X2: MKKTPNSALKRSFEVEDVDTSSHSPGSRRTTSSPHRNAMSPTSIYYRDLGTAANNNNNLNYTQPRSIMGGGGSKTPEPVSRRSELSIDISSSSSKQVDNLTSPASSRFLTSGTVKRPEVLGHSKTPELGHKREVTFAKTPIDSPVIRRNEGNSNNNGTNRTPEQNHARKFEPPSPGDVRKPEISITRAPPENNGHHPAVHHPHHPNPHHNTIVTTFRCSSPNHGRKSPNPERSEVSLSHSNMSESAKPHHPGPPVKGERTNGSDFSYVGIDAILEQMRRKAMKQGFEFNIMVVGQSGLGKSTLMNTLFKSKVSRKSVQPNPEERIPKTIEIKSISHDVEEKGVRMKLTVIDTPGFGDHINNENCWQPIMKFINDQYEAYLQEEIHINRKKRIPDSRVHCCIYFIPPTGHCLRPLDVEFMRRLSKVVNIVPVIAKADTLTLEERDYFKQTIREELRANGIDVYPQKEFDEDADDRMINDKIREMIPFAVVGSDQEYQVNGKKILGRKTKWGTIEVENIAHCEFAYLRDLLIRTHMQNIKDITGSIHYETYRVRRLNESNGYFPSHPTVEPKTNGQPEEQPDILQANGMAAQHEALSHEM, from the exons CTCTGAAGAGGTCCTTTGAGGTGGAGGATGTTGACACTTCATCTCACTCCCCCGGATCCCGCCGGACGACCAGCTCCCCTCACCGCAACGCCATGTCTCCCACCAGCATCTACTACCGTGACCTGGGCACCGcggccaacaacaacaacaacctcaaCTACACCCAGCCCCGCTCCATCATGGGTGGAGGAGGCTCCAAGACCCCCGAGCCTGTGTCGCGCCGCTCCGAGCTTTCCATCgacatctcctcttcctccagcaaGCAGGTGGATAACCTCACCAGCCCCGCCTCCTCGCGATTTTTGACCAGCGGCACCGTGAAACGTCCCGAGGTCCTGGGTCACTCTAAGACCCCCGAGCTGGGCCACAAGAGGGAGGTCACTTTTGCCAAGACACCAATTGACTCCCCGGTGATCCGGCGCAATGAGGGCAACAGTAACAACAACGGGACCAACCGGACCCCCGAGCAGAATCACGCTCGCAAGTTTGAGCCCCCCAGTCCCGGGGATGTTCGTAAACCTGAAATCAGCATCACCAGAGCTCCTCCTGAGAATAATGGCCACCACCCAGCGGTGCACCACCCACACCACCCCAACCCACACCACAACACCATCGTGACCACCTTCCGCTGCTCCTCACCCAACCATGGACGCAAATCCCCCAACCCAGAAA ggtcagaggtcagtctgAGCCATAGCAACATGTCTGAGTCCGCCAAGCCCCACCACCCTGGGCCTCCAGTCAAGGGGGAGAGGACCAATGGCAGCGACTTCAGCTACGTGGGCATCGATGCCATCCTGgagcagatgaggaggaaggcCATGAAGCAGGGTTTTGAGTTTAACATCATGGTTGTGG GGCAAAGTGGCCTGGGGAAGTCCACTCTGATGAACACCCTGTTCAAATCCAAGGTGAGCCGTAAATCTGTTCAGCCCAACCCGGAGGAGAGGATCCCCAAGACCATCGAGATCAAGTCCATCAGTCACG ATGTTGAGGAGAAAGGAGTGAGGATGAAGCTGACAGTGATTGATACTCCTGGTTTTGGAGAtcatatcaacaatgaaaacTG CTGGCAGCCCATCATGAAGTTCATCAACGACCAGTATGAAGCCtacctgcaggaggagatccacatcaacaggaagaagaggatCCCAGACTCCAGGGTGCACTGCTGCATATACTTCATACCTCCCACAGGCCACTG CCTCAGGCCTCTGGACGTGGAGTTCATGAGGCGCCTCAGCAAGGTGGTCAACATCGTCCCCGTCATCGCCAAGGCCGACACGCTCACCCTGGAGGAGAGGGACTACTTTAAACAGACG ATCAGAGAAGAACTACGAGCCAATGGGATCGACGTTTATCCTCAGAAAGAGTTTGACGAGGACGCAGATGACAGGATGATCAATGACAAAATCAGG GAGATGATCCCTTTTGCTGTGGTGGGCAGTGACCAGGAGTACCAGGTGAACGGGAAGAAGATTCTgggcaggaaaacaaaatgggGCACCATAGAgg TTGAGAATATCGCACACTGTGAGTTTGCTTACCTGCGAGACCTCCTCATCAG GACGCACATGCAGAATATCAAAGACATCACAGGCAGCATCCACTACGAGACGTACCGCGTTCGCAGGTTAAATGAATCCAACGGCTATTTCCCCTCTCATCCCACTGTTGAGCCAAAAACCAACGGTCAGCCCGAGGAGCAGCCCGACATCCTGCAGGCCAACGGAATGGCCGCCCAGCACGAAGCCCTGTCCCACGAGATGTAG